Proteins encoded together in one Candidatus Xianfuyuplasma coldseepsis window:
- a CDS encoding GNAT family N-acetyltransferase yields MIRLCTETDRTNVLNYLYQNPSYNIFPIGDIEHFGFDSDFQHVYIEEDEHQQIISLLLRYREHGIFYTEKDVFNPAYLDIMKQHDLAYISGKTDIMKLVKPYLDNFDEKLEYFCATNKETVQVESINDPEIHLVQTTEDMGRLYDLLSLITEFGIFKKSKAEFIESKALSIQMGDTYFIEEDGQIVSTVAVTAETTINGMVVAVATHPDYRNRGYASRLMKRLLSRYLIEKEKDLCLFYDNPKAGAIYIRLGFEEIGMWSMFERRD; encoded by the coding sequence ATGATCCGATTATGCACAGAAACCGATCGAACGAATGTCTTGAACTATCTATACCAAAATCCCTCGTATAATATCTTCCCCATCGGCGATATTGAACACTTTGGTTTTGATAGTGATTTTCAGCATGTCTACATCGAGGAAGATGAACACCAACAGATTATAAGTTTGCTGTTGCGATATCGCGAACACGGCATATTTTATACTGAAAAAGATGTGTTTAACCCCGCCTATCTTGACATCATGAAACAACATGATTTAGCCTACATTAGTGGGAAAACAGACATTATGAAGTTGGTCAAACCATATCTTGATAACTTTGATGAAAAACTCGAGTACTTTTGTGCGACCAACAAAGAGACTGTACAAGTCGAGTCAATCAATGATCCCGAGATTCATCTTGTCCAAACGACAGAGGATATGGGACGTTTGTATGATTTATTATCGCTTATAACAGAATTTGGGATTTTTAAAAAATCAAAAGCCGAGTTCATCGAATCCAAAGCCTTAAGCATTCAAATGGGGGATACGTATTTCATTGAAGAAGATGGACAGATTGTCAGCACTGTTGCCGTTACCGCTGAAACGACAATCAACGGTATGGTCGTTGCAGTTGCCACCCATCCCGATTATCGCAATCGCGGGTATGCAAGTCGCTTGATGAAGCGCTTGTTATCACGATATCTGATTGAAAAAGAGAAGGACTTATGTTTGTTCTATGACAATCCCAAAGCCGGTGCGATATACATCCGTTTAGGATTTGAAGAAATCGGTATGTGGAGTATGTTTGAAAGAAGGGATTAG
- a CDS encoding RelA/SpoT family protein, producing the protein MATANVERLIAEVSTYITNTTDINNIKEAFDYAKKMHEGQYRKSGDEYIVHPLDVAMILSEYQTDPTTIMAGLLHDVLEDTPATFSDVKQQFGEDVALLIEGVTKLGQYKFKETDHEKAKIAAQAKNYQKMLLAMSRDIRVVIVKLADRLNNIRTLGALPPEKQQRIARETMDIYAPLAHRLGMYVMKAELEDTCFKYLQNHKYRRIAQLIADTKHNREKDLKMMQTNIDYLLSENNIQSNVMGRIKNIYSVHKKMVDRNKEFEDIYDLLALRIIVDSIEDCYRTIGIIHSKWTPIPNRFKDYIAMPKPNLYQSLHTSVIANGKVYEIQIRTEEMDHIAEYGVAAHWAYKENVSPRKMTDEVMEKLKWYGDLVKFTKESDNDSDVVNLLRDDIFNSNVYVFTPNGDIIDLPAGSTPLDFAFRIHTQVGIETVGAIVNGKIVPLEYELKTGDIVNMKTSVNSFGPNDNWLKIVKTSNARSKIKSYLNKKRRSVLIEMGREDFQRELQQRNAKVELNDKKVKQLFSKKGAKTIDDLYFEIGKNTISPGSAVNALVEKEEYTEEDLIQRINESVYLDQKSDTNIIVEGLQNPSIKLSNCCTPIPGDPITGYISKGTGIAVHRRECNNLKALDKKRYIDVFWGNDNTKQYSVNLRIIVQNRDNVLAEIINTVTSNQGKVIQVAASTNRRLEGIIKLKVSIKNRKELQGIIRSLQNISDVFSIERMMK; encoded by the coding sequence ATGGCAACAGCCAATGTTGAACGATTGATTGCAGAAGTTTCAACGTATATCACAAATACCACTGATATCAACAACATCAAAGAAGCCTTTGATTATGCCAAAAAAATGCACGAAGGACAATATCGCAAAAGCGGTGATGAATACATTGTTCATCCCTTAGATGTTGCCATGATTCTCAGTGAATATCAAACCGACCCAACCACAATAATGGCTGGGCTTTTACACGACGTCTTAGAAGATACTCCGGCAACATTCTCCGATGTGAAACAGCAATTCGGTGAAGATGTTGCCCTTTTAATCGAAGGGGTTACCAAATTAGGTCAGTATAAGTTTAAAGAGACCGATCATGAAAAAGCGAAAATTGCCGCCCAGGCGAAAAACTATCAAAAAATGTTACTGGCGATGTCCCGCGATATTCGTGTTGTCATCGTCAAACTCGCAGATCGTTTAAACAACATTCGAACACTGGGTGCTTTGCCACCTGAAAAACAACAACGTATCGCCCGTGAAACGATGGATATTTACGCCCCTTTAGCTCACCGTTTAGGGATGTATGTGATGAAAGCAGAACTGGAAGATACCTGTTTCAAATATCTTCAAAACCATAAGTATCGTCGCATTGCTCAGTTGATTGCGGATACGAAACACAACCGCGAAAAAGACTTGAAAATGATGCAGACTAATATTGATTATTTACTATCAGAAAACAATATTCAATCCAATGTTATGGGTCGAATTAAAAACATCTATTCCGTCCATAAAAAAATGGTTGATCGCAACAAAGAATTTGAAGACATCTACGATTTGCTTGCGTTACGGATTATCGTTGATTCGATTGAAGACTGTTATCGGACAATCGGAATTATTCACTCCAAATGGACACCGATTCCCAATCGCTTTAAAGACTACATTGCGATGCCAAAACCCAACTTGTACCAATCCCTACATACCTCTGTAATTGCCAATGGTAAGGTATACGAGATTCAAATACGAACCGAAGAAATGGATCACATTGCTGAGTATGGGGTCGCTGCACATTGGGCTTACAAGGAAAATGTGTCACCACGAAAAATGACGGATGAAGTCATGGAAAAATTAAAATGGTATGGGGACTTGGTAAAATTCACGAAAGAAAGCGACAATGACAGTGATGTTGTCAACTTACTACGAGATGATATCTTTAACTCCAATGTTTACGTGTTTACACCAAATGGTGATATTATCGACTTACCCGCTGGATCAACACCCCTTGACTTTGCCTTCCGAATTCATACCCAAGTGGGGATTGAAACCGTTGGTGCGATTGTCAATGGGAAGATTGTTCCGCTTGAATACGAATTAAAAACCGGTGATATCGTCAATATGAAAACCAGTGTGAACTCGTTTGGTCCAAACGATAACTGGTTAAAGATTGTTAAAACGTCTAATGCCCGGTCGAAAATAAAGAGCTATCTCAATAAAAAACGTCGTTCGGTGTTAATTGAAATGGGACGTGAAGACTTTCAAAGAGAACTCCAACAGCGCAATGCAAAAGTCGAACTAAACGATAAAAAAGTGAAACAATTATTTAGTAAAAAAGGCGCTAAAACCATTGATGATTTGTATTTCGAAATTGGTAAAAATACCATTTCACCGGGTAGTGCGGTAAATGCGCTAGTCGAAAAAGAAGAATACACCGAAGAAGACCTGATTCAACGGATTAATGAGTCGGTCTATTTGGATCAAAAATCCGATACCAACATCATTGTTGAAGGATTGCAAAATCCGTCCATCAAGCTATCTAATTGTTGTACCCCGATTCCAGGAGATCCGATTACGGGATACATCTCCAAAGGAACTGGTATTGCCGTTCATCGCCGCGAATGCAACAATTTAAAAGCCCTTGATAAAAAACGCTATATCGATGTATTTTGGGGTAATGACAATACCAAACAATATTCGGTAAATCTGCGTATTATCGTTCAAAACCGCGATAACGTATTAGCGGAGATTATCAATACTGTCACTTCCAATCAAGGAAAAGTGATTCAAGTAGCCGCATCGACTAATCGCCGTTTAGAAGGAATTATTAAACTAAAAGTATCGATTAAGAATCGTAAAGAACTACAAGGAATCATCCGTAGTTTACAAAACATCTCCGATGTCTTTAGCATCGAACGGATGATGAAATAA
- the dtd gene encoding D-aminoacyl-tRNA deacylase, with translation MKLVVQRVSQASCLVNQHIVGAIDAGFVVFVGFTHSDTIDEVRYLAKKVAKLRVFEDENGKLNQSLQDCGYAVLSISQFTLYGDAKKGNRPSFTEAMNPIQAEELYYAFNKELEDVHHIPVATGQFGEHMVIEAINDGPVTILLEK, from the coding sequence ATGAAACTTGTTGTTCAACGTGTATCCCAAGCATCCTGCCTTGTCAATCAACACATTGTGGGTGCAATTGATGCTGGATTTGTCGTGTTTGTTGGGTTTACCCATAGCGATACGATCGATGAAGTCCGATATCTCGCGAAAAAAGTTGCTAAACTACGGGTATTTGAAGATGAAAATGGGAAATTGAATCAATCGCTACAAGATTGTGGTTACGCCGTTTTAAGCATCTCTCAGTTTACGTTATATGGCGATGCTAAAAAAGGGAATCGTCCATCGTTTACCGAGGCAATGAATCCGATTCAAGCAGAAGAACTATATTACGCCTTTAACAAGGAGTTAGAAGATGTTCACCACATACCTGTCGCAACGGGACAGTTTGGTGAACATATGGTTATTGAAGCAATCAATGATGGTCCCGTTACCATCCTTTTGGAGAAATAA
- a CDS encoding adenine phosphoribosyltransferase, whose translation MNLKDYIANVPDFPIKGIQFKDITPLIGDGEAFRYATKQFVDFTKQINADIIVGPDARGFIFGCPVATQLGLGFIPVRKPGKLPREVIEHSYDLEYGSNTLCLHKGDVKPGQRVLIIDDLLATGGTIDAAIHLVEESGGEVVGLAFLIELVELQGRQKLEGYNVLSLMKF comes from the coding sequence ATGAATTTAAAAGACTATATTGCCAATGTGCCAGATTTTCCAATTAAAGGAATTCAGTTTAAAGACATTACCCCGTTAATTGGGGATGGTGAAGCATTTCGTTATGCAACCAAGCAGTTTGTTGATTTCACCAAGCAAATCAATGCAGATATTATTGTTGGCCCTGATGCGCGCGGGTTTATCTTTGGATGCCCCGTTGCAACCCAACTTGGTCTCGGATTCATACCAGTACGAAAACCTGGTAAACTTCCCCGAGAAGTGATTGAACACAGTTATGATTTGGAATATGGAAGCAATACGCTTTGTCTTCACAAAGGGGATGTCAAACCCGGACAACGCGTTCTCATTATTGATGATTTATTAGCAACCGGTGGAACCATCGATGCTGCCATCCATTTGGTAGAAGAATCGGGTGGGGAAGTCGTAGGACTAGCCTTTTTGATAGAACTTGTGGAACTGCAAGGCCGCCAAAAATTAGAAGGGTATAACGTATTATCGTTGATGAAATTCTAA